TCTCAGGGTCCAGCAAATGTTCTGGCCATCGGCACGGCCAATCCATCCAACTATATCTACCAAGCTGATTTCCCTGATTATTACTTCCGGGTCACTAAGAGCGAGCACATGACTGACTTGAAGAGGAAGTTCAAGCGCATATGTACGTATATTTGTTCTTCGAtcattacttttttcttctttttttttaatattattcctGAATCATTaaggttttagttaattatgtttgatactaaaatattaatCTCTGTATGTATAACAGGTGAGAAATCAATGATAAAGAAGCGCCACATGCACTTGACTGAagatattttgaaagaaaacccAAACATGTGTACCTTCGCGGAACCATCTCTTGACGCACGTCAGGAAATAGGGGTGGTGGAGTTGCCGAAGCTGGCTAAGGAAGCTGCTTTAAAGGCGATCAAAGAGTGGGGACAGCCCAAATCCAAGATCACCCACCTCATCTTCTCTACCACCTTAGGCACTTCTGACATGCCCGGTGCCGATTACCAGCTAACCAAGCTCCTCGACCTTAAATCCTCCGTTAAGCGGATCATGATGTACCAACACGGCTGCTTTGGCGGCGGCACCGTCCTACGTGTCGCCAAGGATTTCGCTGAGAACAACAAGGGCGCCCGCGTTCTTGCCGTCTGCGCTGAGATCACCGCCAGCTGCTTCCGTGGACCCTCCGAGTCTCACCTCGACTCTTTAGTAGGTCAGTCGCTTTTTGGTGACGGAGCAGCGGCCGTGATTGTTGGTGCGGACCCGGATACAAGCGTTGAACGCCCTCTTTTCCAACTTGTATCGGCGACGCAGACACTTCTACCGGACTCGGATGGCGCCGTTCAAGGACATATGCTTGAAAGAGGACTGACATTTCACTTGTTAAAGGATTTGCCTAAGATCGCGTCGACCAACATCGAGAAAAGCCTGGTTGAATCCTTCAGTCCAGTTGGCATTAGTGATTGGAACTCCCTGTTTTGGATTGTCCACCCAGGTGGTCCGGCCATTCTTGACCAAGTTGAGGGCAGACTGGGTCTGGAAGAGGAGAAACTTAGAGCAAGTCGTCATGTTCTGAGCGAGTACGGGAACATGTCAACTGCATGCGTGTTGTTTATATTGGATGAAATAAGGAAGAAGTCGGTGGAGGAAGGAAAGGCCACCACCGGTGGAGGCTTGGATTGGGGGGTTCTCTTTGGGTTGGGCCCCGGTTTGACGGTCGAGACAGTCGTCTTACACAGTGTCCCGGTGGAGACCATTAACTGAGAGAAATCCTACGTACTCGGTCATGCCGTTGAAGAAGGCATAAAAACATAAGAATGGTGATTGAgctgcttttttctttaattatcaTTCTATATTAAGTTTGTAACGAATAATTGACCTGCCTACCTACCTAC
This window of the Corylus avellana chromosome ca5, CavTom2PMs-1.0 genome carries:
- the LOC132182838 gene encoding chalcone synthase 2-like; translation: MASVEEIFNAQRSQGPANVLAIGTANPSNYIYQADFPDYYFRVTKSEHMTDLKRKFKRICEKSMIKKRHMHLTEDILKENPNMCTFAEPSLDARQEIGVVELPKLAKEAALKAIKEWGQPKSKITHLIFSTTLGTSDMPGADYQLTKLLDLKSSVKRIMMYQHGCFGGGTVLRVAKDFAENNKGARVLAVCAEITASCFRGPSESHLDSLVGQSLFGDGAAAVIVGADPDTSVERPLFQLVSATQTLLPDSDGAVQGHMLERGLTFHLLKDLPKIASTNIEKSLVESFSPVGISDWNSLFWIVHPGGPAILDQVEGRLGLEEEKLRASRHVLSEYGNMSTACVLFILDEIRKKSVEEGKATTGGGLDWGVLFGLGPGLTVETVVLHSVPVETIN